The nucleotide window AGAAtcctaaataaaacatttatttatgttgtgtttccCAAATATCTATTAATTAAGTTGTATATGGTATTTTCATTACAGTCTTCTAAAAAAtgaatttaaacaaataaagggAGCTCCCAGGCTTTGGAAcagtattatagattatagatttatGACTGGATGGGCATGTAAAGGTAACcacttgtttctttttttttgtttgtttttttttttggggggggggggttagggtgatgctaagggcctgtgactgacaggggctctaaaaaatGTATTAGTTGAGTATTGTGGCAGAATCATTAGAGTTGTGTGCTCCAGTGTAAAATCTTTCAATGTGGCCCCAAATCCTTGGCAGCAGCCCTGACCATGGACAACATGTGTTGCATAATGAACTATAAGTATCTGCATCTTTTTGGAAGCAATGGATGTGCAGTATCTTTGTGAGGGGCAATTAAAGAGTAACATGGGCCTTGGTGTAGTTACCCAACTCCGCTGCCCACCTACTACTTTTAGACCACTACTTTTAGGTATGAAACTTACTTATGCTCACCCAGTATTAGAAGGTTTCTCTGAAGTGTGTCTCTTTCCATAGTCAAAACTTCATAGTTGGTCTGTAGTCTGTTTCCCTCTAGGGTCAGGTTGCTGTTAGTGTCTAACAACTGGTCTCTCTCCACTGTTATGTTGGTATACATGgcctgtaactggtctctctccaGTGTGACGTTGGTGTATCTGTTCTGgaactgctctctctctgcattgTGTTTAATACTCAGGCCCATGATAACAGCCAGCAGGAGAACACACAGCAGACCCCCACACACTGCAGCTGGGTTACCAGAGCGCACCTGCCTGCCCTCAGAAGCAGCTTCTGAACCTGGAAGAGTTACAATAGCAACATGGTTAGACTTCCACTActgctttttctttctctgataTTTTAAGAAACAAAAGTGAAATGATATAAAATCCATCGAAAGTAGATAAATAACTCCAGCTACTACCTCTTTCACTCCTCAACTTCACTAAACTGGGGAAATGAAAGATAGTGGATGCTTTTCATTGTCCTTCTTCTGATGAATCTGCCCTTCTTTAAATTGGCTGTTTGAAAGCATATTAGAAACCTTATCTTCAATCAAAGGGATTGATATACTGGATCATATCCAATAaaagtttagtttttagttttttttaggcCTCAGTGGGGAGCCCATGTACAAGAGCTGGGCTCCGCCTCTCACTTGAGGCGCTGCTCCAGGCACACAGGTGCAGTTGATCAATAGACTGATTAGGACTCCACTTAAGCTCCTCTGTTTGGTGTGCTAGTGTGGAATCTCTACCCATGACACTATCTAAGGGGCACACTAATGTCTAGAACTTTTGCACAATACACTTCAGCCAAGACAGAGCCTAACTTTCATACATGTGGAAGAGACGTCAAGGCATGTTAACTGCCCTCCTTTTGGCTGTGCTGAAGTCCAATGAAGATTTTTAAGTTCAAGAACACTACTATTCAGAGCTGGACCTGACAATGCAGTTGTCTGTAATAAAGATCCATTACCATAAGCTTCATGAACCCTAAAACAGAGCCCTGTGGGATACCACAAAATGCACTAAACTAAACAGTTACCAAGTAACTCCAAATGGGTTCTGCATTAGGATGGATATTTGGAAAAATAACCatttaattctggatattaaatatcaataaatacattttatacttTAATAGTTATtaaaattgtaattatttttaattacactGTGATATACATTCCATTACTAgtattctttgtctttctttttaattAGCATATAATAAGTTTGATTTGATTACCTCGTAGCTGTGTTGCATTGTTTATGTAGATGCTGTCATTGACTTTGCACTTCTCTATGTCCTCAATGTTCATATAGATGCTCTCAGAATCTCCACCGTTCTCAGTGTCCTCCATGCTCCTGTTGACTGTTACAGATACAGAATGGAAACTACTGCTTGTATTTAATTCAGTTTGTTGTGGTTGCGGTCATGTGACTTATCGGTCAGAAACATCTGCCTGCATACACtattttattttcagtgttcctttttttcagtttattcAAGCCAATGACCATAGAAAACATGTACACAGGGGTTCCATTCCGTTCTGTACCAATGAAGCCATAATTGTCTGTTATGTCAAATTGCAACCAGAGCCTGTGCAGTAGAGCCAGACtcacctactcatttggtagacctgtCCCCTTCTCCCGGACAAAGCATGTCTTATGCTGCATATAAGTGGTGTCAGATTTATCAGCCAAATTAGTTTCCCACTAGGAAGCACATAATAAtgtgtgtaataatacagtttatgtgccttgcaaaagtattctGAATAAAGACACTGTTTTCACCACAGTCATCTTCTTCTCCCAGCTGTTCTTTCTTTGAGTAAAGCTCAGAGTTCCTTCCCCTTTAAACtaaacaaaatgacaaaaccAAAGTGACCACATCCCCTAAGAGATCCCTCTGGCCATGCTGTGAAACCCAGTGAGTATTTAAGGTGTAGAGAAGAGCAGCTACCCAGAGCAAGGCAAGAATTCTACAGTTCTTAGCATGTACAACAGGCATTCATCATTTTTTCAGACATCAAGTGTATTACAAGCTgtcgctactgtccagggaaagccttctactagattttggagcattgataTGAGGTTTTGAGTAttctgcattcagtgacaagagcattagtgaggtcaggctgttggatcATCAAAATCctgcctcatccccaactccccaactcatttcaAAAGCAATGGATGGAGCGgcaaccatcattctagagaactattccctctagcccattcctggcattagacatggtgccagtaggttaatgtttatctactccagagatgTAGCTGTACATTTgtacctgtgtcagcaatgagttcAAGTTAAATAAGTTAtagttaaatgcatttattagaaatttgaaacatttgggcatatagtgtagctgTTAGTCCAGAAATCAACAAAGGGAACTTCCCCACATCCACATGCTATTTCTTGACAGGGTTGCAGTCAAGAAAAAACTAACAGTCCCTTTTGTTGTGATAGATTACATAGAGGATATGAACCCAAAGCACAAATAATcaaagaaaatgagaaacattttattttccaCACATTTCCAATGTATTCCAAAAATATGGGGAAGCTTCTGAGGAGCAGCTTGCCAGCTTCTTGCCAAGTGACTTCTTTTGAACCCAGAAGCACAAACACTCTGAGACCAGTGCAGGTGCAAAGCAGAAGTCAGGAGGTGAAACTGAAATGTGTATACTCTGGATCACTCATGTATCAGACTCTTTCTGACATGGCTCTCCAGCCTCAGTCCTGGTCTGGGGAGCTGGGTGCCTGCATGTCGGGTTTGCTCTGTGAAGAACCTGGTGAGACTGGCAATGCTAAAAGCTGTAGGATTTTGTGGGGTCCCACCACTGGGGAGAGGCCTTaggtcaaaatgtcatgataccatgtttttttttcctgatgttTGATAATTGATGGCTTATTGTTTTATAATCCATTGTGAAAATAAATTAATGGATCTCTTGAGGGTATATCAAAGGGAATTCACAGATCCATCCAGCCTTGCAAGAGCAGTGTATATCATTCCATGTCTTCTGTGTATTAGGATTGAAAGTGGCACAGTCCTCATTTGCATCGGTATTGCTTGGCTCATGATCTTTCCAGAACCTGGAGTAAGCAGACAGCATGGTTTGGAGAAGTTCATTTACATGCTTTAGTTATTGTTTGTTtactatttaattattatttattcatcaaTTTGAAAAATGTttcaaaaaacactgaaatgcaATCATGTTTACTGAACTAGTGTCCAAATTTTATTAGCCTTATCACTTTATCAGTTTTCTGTACTGTAATCTTGTTAGGAATTTAGGATTGACTACATTCACTGAATATGTGACCATGTTTCAAGCTAATGCAGGTCGTTTTACTCACTCAATGGTCAGTGGTGATCCATCCACCCACTTCCACTGTCCCTCTGCTTCTGCATCACTCAGACCAATCCACAcatatttgtttttcttgttaatGAACTCCTAGAGGAGAACAGAGTGTAATTAGAATGAGGAGATTTGTCTCAGAGGTCAGTGAAGAGTtttttctctctgctctcctcaCCTGTTCCTCTATACTGTTTATGATCACCAGATCTGCTCCTCTGTCTCTGCAGTCTTGCCTGGCCTCACTCCACGTCTTTCCCTCAGAAGTAAAATAGTAGTAGCTGCTTCCAAACTTTTCCCACTCCTTTAAATGTGACAACATGGCTGAAAATATGCCTTGCAATTAGCATGTTGCAGTTtcatttttcagtttattacagcatttagcatttTAAAAAGAATCATTGTATAAAggtatttacttttttagaaAACTGAAGCGTGTTGTGCTGCTTATGCATAGTTTTTACTTAAATATGTGCAAAACGTTGCCTGCAGTTGCACTACCAATTCATAGAAAGTGTTAGCTagtaacaataaaatattttaagcacAGTGACCAGCCTAACACTGTCACTAtaaaacagcattatatgaGAACTGGTACTTCCCCTACAGTTCAGAGCGTAATTCACTTTTcactgccataaatacaaattGCAATTTAAGCCCCAAATTCACCCCATGTTGCCACAACCACAATCTAACatcacacaacaacacaagtcATTGATAGCTGTTTTACTCACCCAGTGATTTTATATATGTGGTGTGCAGATTGCGGTAGTTCTCTGTTAAAGTTTTGTTTAACTGTattttctcttcagtcagaTTCTGGTAGCTGTTCTTTAGCTGATCTCTTTCTTCGGTCAGGTTTCTAATTCTGGATaagaggctctctctctctgcagtgaaGTCTAGATTTTCTTTCCCATGAACATCTGCATTAAGGAAACATGATACATTTCTTGAATTAAACCTGGTACTAGTCATTGTTCTAGCCAATGACTGCAGAAAACATGAACGCCATGGTTCCATTCACTTCtattctatagaaatgaagccaaaaaaTGTCTGCagtgttgtcaaatttgcaaacAGAATCTGTGCAATAGAGACCAGAAATAAAGTCAGACCTGCCTACTCATTTGGTGGAcccacccccttctcccagaccaagctcTGTATCCCAGACCACCTTCACTTAGCTTACAGCACAGAAGCAGAGTGGATTTCCCCCCTGGATTCCTTATTTGTCAGTCAatagtaatatataaaataatgaagTGTGTGTAAAAATGCAGTTGATGTATGTTcaactacaactcagctactccatgtaatgacTAGAAAGGGCACCATGCAGGTCCGGCAGACTACTTAATCACCTCATTCCTACATGTTACCCTGTCTTCTCATGATATGGCAGAATTTATTtggaaaattaaaaatattatcaCAGGGAAAACTAACCATTGTAATTAAACACTGGAGATGGAGGAgaaaaatgagatggaaaatgggctgttttgtcattaaaataaATGGGGATGGGTGGAACTTTTGAGAGATGTGTCATACATGCTTTCTGCATTCATTGGTTCTAAGACATACACACATGGTTCCACTTAGACAAAAGTTTGGAGTTTTCACAAAGTATGTTGCCTCCGTTTTTTAGATCCTTTAATCAGATGTTTATATGGAATACTTATAATGCAATTATACCTATCTATACCTATACCTATatctttttgttcttttgttGTTTGACAAATACATCCAGTTTAggcaaatatttaatatttacagtGTTGACCCTTCTTTAAGACTAACCATGGTTAACTGAATAAAACGTCAACAACCACCACCAAATCAGCATGATTAGCTGCCTTGTCCTGACGTTAGCAGGCCATTTTGTGACAGTGGCTGGAATGCAGTAATTTTTGAGATAAAGTTTTTATGGCAATGAATGACTTCTAAACTGATCTCTCTTCCCAATCTAGACTTAATGCAAATTGCCACCATAAACACTGAAGCAGCACATTTTGGTATAATTCTCAAAACCTTGTATACCTTGCcacaaatgtgtatatatatatatataaactcaaACACTCACAATGCATGTACAGCAGAATGTTGGTGATCAGCAGTAGAGCACACAGCAGTCCCAAACACAATGCAGCCAGTCTGGGGCgtctacttccacttttaccaCCTGATAAAGAATGGATAAAGAGTGAActgaaaatgttttaaaaagctttaattataaacacattaatCATTTATGCACAAGTGTTTACCTGTACGTTGTGGCCTTGTGTCCTGAAGTGTAACAGCACCTGCACTTTCATAAATATCCACCATCATCTCCACTCGCTCTCCTCTGTCCAGCTCAGCCATCTCAAAGCTGCCCACTGCACCACTGTCATTCTCTATCTGAATAACTCTACCTCAAGCTCTTGCTAACCACACACTGAACTGTCTATTCTGACGTGACGCACACAGTCACAGCAGTTTGTTCATGTGTGAACAGGaaataagtcaagtcaagtcaagtcaagtcaagtgggttttattgtcctTTCAAccacatacagagtacacagtgaaacgaaacaacgttcctccaggaccatggtgcaacatagacagtgcatacaaaacacaagtgcaacacagtacaagtgcagacagagtgtgtgtgtgcatgtaacagaaaagacatcagttcagaagttcagTTGAGTtaagaagtctgatggcttgggggaagaagctgttgcagagtctggtcgtgttggaccggatgctgcggtaccttcttcctgatggcaggagggagaacagtctgtgtgaagggtgggtggagtcatccacaatgctggttgctttgcggatgagGCGGgtagtgtaaatgtccatgacagaggggagagagactcatAAGCACAAAAGACTCTGACCTTGTTCTGGTATATATGATAATGAGGTGCTGAACATATTCTCATTTTCATTACATGatatttatttctgtttgttACCAGAGCAACTCTCAGAAGTgcttcactcagaaaatatccctaGTAATTGCAAATGTCAATTGATTTTCCAGACATTTTATATGTACAAAAGTGCACTTATATGTACACTTTTATGAATGGTTCTTTGGTTCCCTGactcagttcaattcagttcagtataACTGTCACATTTACTACTGATTAAAATACTAATGGATACTTCTGGGAGAATTACGAGAGCTGGGATGCTTTGTTGGTTAGGGATTTGGTCTTTATTCCATTGACCAGCAAAGCACAACATAGCTTATGAAGGTAACATGTCTCTGTTTGTAATTATTCCCTTTtcttaccagatagtgttgctgtcctcattgtgtcctctctgtGTGCAGTCAGAATTGATCACactgataaataatatttataagcTTCAGGTTCCTTGGCTGAGGCTGTTTGAACATTCTACTCCTGCACTGTGGAGTGTTTTCTGATGggctgtatcaccacctggtatgAAAACTGCACTGCTCTTTAGCAGAAACCTCTGCAGAGTGTGGTGCACACAGCCCATCATATCATTGGGGTTCCTTGTTGATGATCCTCATTATAAACCTCCTGGGTTTATACACCAGTCACTGCCTGAGAGAATTCAGGAGGATTAATAAATTTATTAAGATTATTACTATATTTTCTCACAGTTGCCCAGTagcaggaggtacagaagcacAAAGACCAGATCCAGCCAGTTCCAAAACACCTTCGACCCCAAAGCTATCAGGCTGCTGAACAGCCAGTGTATCAGTCCAGTCCACCACAAAGCTATCTCAACGGTCTCATCACAAAAGAAAtctcatcacacctccacccctacacacacacacagaccacttACACTACTAGTGTAAATACAATGTAAACATATAAGATATATATTAACATGCAAGAAAAGGGGGATGAAAAAGCtctattttgtcttttaaacatactgaaaccagccagcagaggtgctagacctgtggtggcttcacCTTTTAGAGaagatggtctgtccatgtttTTATTTCAGTCTTTAAAGGCTTTTGTGTATGTAGATGTGGTGCATAAACATAACAAGTAAAGCATTTTACTTCTAGCTGTGGGGTTTTGGACAGTTATACAGTTCTGTGACTTTGCTTTTTGACACTCATACATTGTGATGTCCGTATTTGCTCATGATTTCCCATTTCACTCCCATTGGTCTGTCAACCTCTTTGTGTtcaaaaaaatgcaaatgcaaataccAGTAAGATCATATTCTACACAGTTAGGCAGCAAAGCATCATTTCTAAATGCCAGAAAACTCTCACATACTCTCACATCCTCATTCTGTCTGAAATTGTAAAATATGTGGCACTATAAACAATCAGAAGACTACTGTTTCAACTTCATATagcaatatttatattaatattaagctcaataaaataaaaacaaatgtctTGGAGGGAATATTATGCCTATAATATTAgggccctgagtggtccagtggaataaggcCCTGTCACTAGTTCAAATTATGCTGCTAGCCATCTGCAGCCAGGGCCCCAAGAGActacagttggccttgctctctccagggtgggtgagtctccccacatcactccagtgcagtgctggctgGCACTGGCATCTGTGTgtcaatgcatcagagctggctACAccatgctttcctctgagcatgttggttgcccgcatgtgtcagaggaggtgtgtgttggtcttcaccctcccagtgtcaggagcattgcatgtgatagggagagaatatgtatgggttgggtcaTTTctgatccaaattggggagaaaatgagtaaaaatataACTTTCCAAAACAAATGCCTATAATGTCTTGATGCCTATATTGTCATGTTTTACTGAATTttcagctttgactagggctttctGTAGTGGGCTGaatttttgtcagttttgtgGGTGTAAATACAGCAATTCAGGACTGTTACATAAATATTTGTTTGATTTTGGAATTGACCCATTTACCAGCTGAGGAGAAAGCTACCTGGTCTTGGGTGCTACAGGCTCCTCACAGGCAGGGAGCTAGATGAACAGAGGGTGTAGTCATACTCAAAGTAGGAGCTCTTCATTGTAAATCTGGGCAAAATGCATTGAGTCAatccatcaaacaagagagTGCAGTTAAGGTGGCAGAGAACACCAGTAACTTGAAGAAAACAATTAGGTACCAAAGAAAGACCAAAATGAGCCTGAAAGGCTATCACAGCTAAATGTTACCACAGCTCcccctctctgtgtctcttttaaatgcacatgaGGAAATTAGCTTATTTGGTTATGAAGTAGATATACATAGAACAGTAATTTGACCCTAGACATGCAATTTAGAAAATATAATCCTCCCAAGTGTCTCACATGTGCCttctttgtagccctgccctcttgTTAGTCTCAGCTGTTCCTTGCTGGCCCAAGTAGTCCCTTTGTTTCAGTCTGTTGGTTTCTTTTTTTAGGTTTATTTTCCCAGTGTTTTTTGTTTCCAGTttcttttacattattttgtttttgcaatATTTTTTACTTGTATTTATGTCTGCCTCTGCCTCTAATCTCACGACCATGACAGAAGACAAGACCACAAATATGGATGTAGCATGTAACCCTGGGGCCATGTGTGCTATTAGACAGACTCCCCTTCTTGGCCCACCTGTTGGGTATGTATGCGAGACACAGGAGACGTTCACAGCATCACTATCGGTTGTACATTTGGGGAGGGGGTTCTGTCACACTTTTGTCCTGTTTGTCTTTCTATTACTTTGTTTTGGTttgctctgtttgtgttttttccttGTCTCTGCCCTGTTTTGttattagtgttcccacctgtgccttctTTGTAGTCCTGTGCTCTTGTTAGTCTCAGTTGTTTCTTGTTGGTCTGTGTATAAGTAATATAAGTTGTTCctggtctggtcttgtgcatgtgcatgtttcATGTCAGTTCATGGTGTGTTAGCCTGgcctgtttgtttcttttgttatttTCCCAGTGTGGGATTTGGTTTCTGTTTCTTAGGTATCctgtttgctttgctttgttttgtaaTAAAATTACTTGCCTTTACATCCTATACAAGCTCACAACTGTGAAATATATACTGATTAATACCACCTTCCTaagagtaggtcccccttggtCCCAGGACTAGGCCACCTTCAGCCACAAGAGGGAAGCACTGTGTTATTACTAGGGCCAATCAAGCCTAATACCCAACTTGTGGGCTACGGGGCTTTGTAAGAGTTAAGACATTGTGTCAGACACTGTACCCTATTAACTTTATAGTGTGTCTGACAGTATGTGTGTATCCTTGTCCTTATCCTCTTAGCGCTGATATCCTGAGCACAAACACTATGTTTGCTAACATACATGGCCGCTGTCCTCTCATCACTGTCCATCTCACTCAGCTCATCACTGTCACGTCATCATAGACTCCctcctccattctctctctgaCCCTCTCTGCTCTTTACACTCTTCTACACACTAAGTTGTCTCTTCTGCAGTGACTGATGCTACATCTGTCTGAAAACAGGAAACAAGTAGTTGCTATATATGTAGctttggttttaagctgtgacACCAAAGCCAATAAATAAAACTTGATGTTGGGCcgtcaataacagggttgtgggttcaattcttgggcttggcaagctgccactgttgggcctttaagcaaggccctttaccctctctgctccctgggcgctggagttggctgcccaccgccttgtgtgtgtactcactgcccctagttcactagtgtgtgtgttcactaccacagatgggttaaatgcggaggacacattttgctgtacagtgtacactatacagtgacaaatacatgcacctttacctttaccttttacaaggttggcacacgcagttgctggtatgttggcccattcctccatgcagatcttctctagagcagtgatgttttgaggCTGTctgcgggcaacacagactttcaactccctccaaaggttttctatggggttgagatctggagactggctaggccactccaggaccttgaaatgcttcttacgaagccactcctttgttgccctggcagtgtgcttgggatcattgtcatgctgaaagacccagccacgtttcatcttcaatacccttgctgatggaaggaggtttgcactcaaaatctcacaatacatggcccccttcattctttcatgtacactgaccagtcgtcctagtccctttgcagagaaacagccccaaagcatgatgttgccacccccatgcttcacagttggtatggtgttctttagatgcaactcagcattcactctcctccaaacacaacgagttgtgtttgtaccaaacagttctactttggtttcatctgaccataagacattctcccaatactcttccagaacatccaaatgctctctagtaAACTttagacgcgcccggatatgtcctggcttaagcaggggaacacatctggcactgcaagatctaagtccctggcggcgtagtttgttactgacggtagcctttgtgacgttggtcccagctttctgcaggtcattcactaggtcccccccgtgtggttctgggatttttgctcaccgttcttgtgatcattttgaccccacgggctgagatcttgcgtggagcccctgatcgatggagattagcagtggtcttgtaggtctcccattttctgattattgctcccatagtagatttcttcacaccaagctgcttgcctattgcagattcagacttcccagcctggtgcaggtctacaattttgtttctggtgtcattcgacagctctttgatcttcaccatagtggagtttggagtgtgactgtttgaggttgtgggcaggtgtcttttatacttttaacgagttcaaacaggtgccattaatacgggtaatgagtggaggacagagaagccttttagaagttacaggtctgtgacagccagaaatcttgctttttTGTAGGTgactaaatacttattttccaccattatttgcaaaaacATTCTTTAGAAACCAGAcgattttcagttttttttttcattttggctCTCAATGAGGTCTACctatgtcaattacaggcctctctcattttcttaagtgggagaacttgcacaattggtgactgactaaatacttttccccactatatatacatatatatatatatatatatatatatatatatatatatat belongs to Salminus brasiliensis chromosome 24, fSalBra1.hap2, whole genome shotgun sequence and includes:
- the LOC140547042 gene encoding uncharacterized protein — its product is MAELDRGERVEMMVDIYESAGAVTLQDTRPQRTGGKSGSRRPRLAALCLGLLCALLLITNILLYMHYVHGKENLDFTAERESLLSRIRNLTEERDQLKNSYQNLTEEKIQLNKTLTENYRNLHTTYIKSLAMLSHLKEWEKFGSSYYYFTSEGKTWSEARQDCRDRGADLVIINSIEEQEFINKKNKYVWIGLSDAEAEGQWKWVDGSPLTIEFWKDHEPSNTDANEDCATFNPNTQKTWNDIHCSCKAGWICEFPLIYPQEIH
- the LOC140547040 gene encoding uncharacterized protein, which encodes MSSFHSVSVTVNRSMEDTENGGDSESIYMNIEDIEKCKVNDSIYINNATQLRGSEAASEGRQVRSGNPAAVCGGLLCVLLLAVIMGLSIKHNAEREQFQNRYTNVTLERDQLQAMYTNITVERDQLLDTNSNLTLEGNRLQTNYEVLTMERDTLQRNLLILERIQLQILKFGSSYYYFSTEEKTWSEARQDCRARGADLVIINSRKEQEFIQKKNKYSWIGLSDAEQEGQWKWVDGSPLTMEFWRDGEPNDVNRKEDCAVFTTDAQRLKTWNDISCSNKAAWTCEFTL